A window from Polyangium spumosum encodes these proteins:
- a CDS encoding sigma-70 family RNA polymerase sigma factor, translated as MMYRPHPDGGDPYVDVSAEEINARRAFIREAALRYGVRIGDAEDIVQDVMIAAYESARDCKIRGSARVPPEKTLEVFLRAVTWFRASNYRRRHRNRYEYTGDVDKLVGSIDPREAAEARDLLRAVARMRPKAANALLLALLGFTVVEAAKESGRNPSTHHRHVQELRRLLRTLGAEPAPKQAPRPGWKQRKRGR; from the coding sequence ATGATGTACCGGCCTCACCCGGACGGCGGGGATCCCTATGTCGACGTGTCGGCCGAGGAGATCAACGCACGCCGTGCATTCATCCGCGAGGCCGCGCTCCGGTACGGTGTACGCATTGGCGATGCCGAGGACATCGTGCAGGACGTCATGATCGCGGCGTATGAGTCGGCCCGCGACTGCAAGATCCGCGGTTCCGCTCGCGTCCCGCCCGAGAAGACCTTGGAGGTCTTCCTCCGTGCGGTCACATGGTTCCGGGCATCGAACTATCGCAGGCGACACCGGAACCGGTACGAATACACCGGCGACGTTGACAAACTCGTCGGTAGCATTGACCCGCGCGAGGCGGCCGAAGCGCGGGATCTGCTCCGCGCCGTCGCTCGTATGCGACCGAAGGCCGCGAACGCCCTGCTCCTCGCCTTGCTCGGCTTCACGGTCGTTGAGGCCGCGAAGGAGAGCGGGCGCAACCCGTCCACGCATCACCGGCACGTCCAGGAGCTCCGCCGTCTCCTTCGGACGCTCGGCGCAGAGCCGGCTCCAAAGCAGGCGCCTCGCCCCGGTTGGAAGCAACGCAAGCGCGGTCGCTAG
- a CDS encoding helix-turn-helix transcriptional regulator, whose amino-acid sequence MSLPDIDPPSVPAVLSDEQNARVRARLERFARGTSVRLAARALGYSRRYMQAVIAGEIRASVHFAAQVARVTRIDLDALIGRPS is encoded by the coding sequence ATGAGCCTCCCCGACATTGACCCGCCGAGCGTTCCGGCCGTGCTCTCCGACGAGCAGAACGCCCGCGTCCGTGCCCGATTGGAGCGCTTTGCCCGGGGGACGAGCGTCCGCCTTGCCGCGCGAGCCCTCGGATACTCGCGCCGGTACATGCAAGCGGTCATCGCGGGCGAGATCCGCGCCTCGGTTCACTTTGCCGCGCAGGTCGCCCGCGTCACTCGCATTGACCTGGACGCTTTGATCGGGAGGCCGTCATGA